A stretch of DNA from Desulfobacterales bacterium:
TAATTTTCTAAAATCCAGCCAAATGTCGAAAATCCCCAAGCCGATCACAAGGATAAGGGCATAAATCTGCAAGGCGATCATGCTGTATAAAAACCATTTCATTGCTGCGGGCAAGCGCTTTTTATTAAAATAAAAAGAAACGATGGCAATGCCCTGAAAAAAATAGACCGGCAACAGCACGATCAGACCGTTGAAACCTGTCAGCTTAATCCCCACTTCGGGGATAAGCAACAATACACCGAAGCCGATAATCCCCCACACGAAATGCTCCGGTGCTTTCCATTGATTCAACCGCTCAAAACGCTCAATATCCGGGCATCCGACCTTTAATAACGGCCGGGCCAACAGCAAGTTTATCCAAGCGCCGAACAGTGCTGCAGCCATACAAATTCCGGGCAAAATGCGAACAATCACATATGGCGCATGCTCAAACGCGACGGAAAGCGCTTGCATCTGCTCACTCGGCATATCGAGTGTTTTGTACGCCTCCTGGTAAACCGCGAGGTTTGCCTTGATATAATCCGATAAAAACACGCCGATATCAAGGCCTGCCGCATTCGTGTATAAAAACAGCGTGCAAATAGCAGCCAAAAAAACAACACCGGCTGCAACGCCGATGGTCTTTTCAATAGGCAATCGGCGCTCCAGGCATTCCCCCAGGGAAAAGCCCATCACCAATTGCCCCAAAAAGAAAAACAGATCCGCCGTCAGACCGCCGGTTTGCCCCAGCCAAAGGAGAAAAGCGGCTGCCGGAACAATGCCCCCGTAAAACCTGCCGAGCTTAAGCCGGTAAAACAGTACCGGCAAAGGAATCACCAGGACGGCAAACACCCCGAAAAACGGAATCATGACCGCAGCGGCAAACAGCAACGCAGTGATCACGATTCCACTCAGAATCAGCGTGGGGCTCTGGCCAGTCACCACCTTCGGCACGCGCGAATTTTCTCCTTGTCAGCCGAGCTATTCCGGATGCCCCGTTTCAGTGCGGAAGGGATCCGACAAAGGGCAACAGTGCAATGGAACGTGCCCGTTTAATGGCTGTTTGCAGCACCCGTTGATGTTTCGCGCAGGTGCCGGAAATTCGGCGGGGAATAATTTTACCCCGCTCCGATACAAAATAACGCAACGCCTTTGCGTCTTTATAATCGATAACCAGGCTGCTGTCCGCGCAGAAACGACAGACTTTCCGGCGATGAAAAAACCGTTTTTTTCGTTTGGGAGCGCCATTTTTGGCGTTACTGCCGCCCCGTCCTTTATATTGGGTTCCTATCGCCATGTTATGCCTCCTCGTCTTCTTCGTCGGTATCGGTGTTCAAGGTGTCGCCGGCATCATCGTCATCGTCGTCCGCCACGGCACCAAGCTTGGCCGCTGTAGCCGATGCACCATCCCCCGACTCGGATGCAACCGCCTTTTCTTCTGCCGATTTTGCCATTTCTTCACGAATTCGATCCGGGTCGGCATCGTTATCCAGGATAATGGTCATGTATTTGATGACCTTATCGTCAATGCGAAAAGAGCGTTCGATCTCATCCACCAAAGGCCCGTCCCCGCAATAATCGAGCCGGACATAAAATCCCCGGTTGCGTTTGCGAACCTCGTAGGCAAGTTTTCTCATGCCCCAATCGTCACGCATCACCAACACTCCTTTGTATTTTGAAATGAGTTCGGCAAGGCGCTCAAAAATGGACCCCCGTTGTTCATCGGAAACCTCGGGATCGACAATAAAAATTGTCTCGTATCGTCTCATTGTGCCTCCTTATGGGTATAAAGCCCCGTGCGATATGCACGGAGCAAGGACCACTGTGTTTTATCAAAACCAAAACTTGGTCAGTTAACACTCCCGGCCCTTGGCTGTCAAGGTCTTTTTCCAAATAATAAAAATGGATGGGCTTTCACGTCCCGGGGTATGCCACGGCCGATTTGGGATTAAAGACAGTTCGCGGTTTAACCGCAAGTGCTTCCTGATTATTAAGGAGAAAATGCTTACCATCGAAATTTTCAATAACATATCAAAAGTATATCGTAATTACGTATTTGACATTTATGTCTTTGTCACTGAATAAGAGTCACCTTACCGGGATTTTTAGCCCTCGGCATCGTCAACCGCATCCGTTTGAAAGTACAAAAAGGCTGCGACTGACATCACCGCATGCCGTTCTATAAAGTAATTCATTAGGATCAAAAGGAGAATAAAGATGAAAAAAATGATAGGGGTGCTCGCTGTTACGTTGCTTTTACCCGCCATTGCCATGTCTATGGAAATCTACAAAAAGGATAATATTTCCTTAAGCGCCGGCTGGTGGGGACAAGCCTGGTATCAGTTTGTTTCCGATATGGACACGGATGATGACGGCGCAGTGGATGACAACGCAAACGATTTTCTTGTCCGCCGCAGCTATTTTTATCTTGAAGGCATTGTCACCCCGGCGCTGAGCTTCTTTGTTCACTTGGCCGGGGACAAACTGGGAATGGATGAAATTACGAACAATTCGGGCGACGGCCTGGGGTCGGGCATTGCCCTGCGGGACGGCTGGATTAATTATAAACTTGCTGGTGACGATGTTATGGTACAGGTCGGCCGCATGTATATCCCCTTTACCCGCAACTACGGCACCACCTCCACCAAGTCCCTGCTGACAGTCGACCTTGACTGGGGTCAGGGCGGATTGCGCAGCAGTATTTTTTATCCGAGTACGGTCGGCCGTGACGATGCCATCACGCTGTGGGGCAATATTCTGAAAGATAAACTGCAATATCGATTGATGGTCGGCGACGGGGAAGAAAGCGATGCCAAAAATCCGGATGACAACGTGCGTTTTGCCGGACGCCTGAGTCTTAACCTTTTTGATCCTGAAACCAATTGGTTTAACGCCGGCACTTATCTGGGAAGCAAGCATATACTGGCCTTCGGTGCGGGCTTCGATTTTGAGCAGGATATGGTTATCGGCGCTAAAGAAGATGATTATGCCGCCTGGACCATTGATCTTCATTTCGATCACCCCCTGGCAAACGGCGACAACCTGACGCTTTCCGTTTCCTATATTGATATTTCACACAATGCCAACGCCATTTCATGGACGAATTTTAGCGCGGGAGATGACGGAAATCTGATATCCGCAAGCGCAGGGTATTATTTCGGCCATCCATTCGGCCCCGGCAACCTGCAGCCCTGTGCCCACGTTCAGAATATCAGTTCCGACGAAAAAGGTGACGATGACACTTTTATTTACGGATTCGGCATCAATTACTACCTAAAGGGCGCGGGAAACAAAATCACCCTGGACCTGACGTTCATCGATCAGGAGGAGGAAATCACGGATACGTTGCTTCAGGATAATACCATTCTTACCCTTCAGTTCGCCGCCGGCTTCTAAACCGTCATCACCCATATGAAACCGGACACGGGATAGTATCTGTGCAGCAGTTTATAGGACCGTATGATCAATTTCATTTTTTTCTGCCCGACTCATAACAAGGTGTTTGAAAGTGCGGATTTTACCGTATTGGAAAACCAAGGCGTCATCACCGACGCGGCGGGAAACAAAACGCTGAATGCCAAGGTGGCGCTGACCGTGCCGTGTCCGTTTTGTGGGGAAAAGCATATCTATCATGCCAGTGAGTTTTTGTGTCCGTTTACCGGTTAACGCGCTCTGGGAAAAAAGAGAGGGGGGGAACAAAAGATGCAAGGGAAAAACATTTTTGCTACAAGATGGGGCATCATCGGGGTGGGGGCTTTTATCGGAATTATCGCCCCTGTATTGCAGAAACTGGGCAATCCCGGAAACATGGGGATTTGTGTGGCCTGCTTTGAGCGGGACATTGCCGGCGCGCTCGGGCTTCACCGGGCAGCGGTGGTGCAGTATCTTCGCCCCGAGATCATCGGATTTGTGCTCGGGTCGATGATGGCCGCCTACCTGTTTAAGGAGTTTCGGCCAAGGGTCGGCTCGGCGCCCATTGTCCGGTTTGTTCTGGGGGTCTTTGCCATGATCGGCGCGCTGGTTTTTTTGGGCTGCCCATGGCGAGCCGTATTGCGGCTTGCAGGGGGAGACGCCAATGCGATTCCGGGGGTATTGGGCCTGACCTTCGGCATCTGGGTCGGCACGCTTTTTTTGAAAAAAGGATATACTCTCGGGCGCTCACAGGCAACTCACACCACCGTCGGATGGATGCTCCCGCTGATCATGCTCGGATTTCTTTTATTAATGCTTGTTTTTCCCCAAGTTTCGGGCAACGACAAGAGCGGCGTGCTGTTTTACAGCATGGAAGGACCGGGCGCCATGCATGCACCTCTGTTTTTGGCGTTAATCATCGGTCTGAGTATCGGTTTTCTGGCCCAGCGTAGCCGGTTTTGCACCATGGGCGCCATTCGGGACACGGTCCTGTTCGGCCAGATTCACCTATTGACCGGTTTTATCAGCCTGCTGCTCTTCGCGTTTTTAACCAACCTGATTCTGGGGCAGTTTAAGGTGGGGTTTGACAGTCAGCCCGTAGCTCACACCCTGCATCTCTGGAATTTTTTAGGCATGGCCCTGGCCGGTCTGGCGTTTGCGCTGGCCGGTGGATGCCCCGGGCGGCAACTGTTTCTCTCCGGTGAAGGGGATGGGGATGCCGCTGTCTTTGTGCTGGGGATGATTGTGGGCGCCGGGTTCGCCCATAATTTCGGACTGGCAAGTTCACCCAAAGGCTTGGGCACCTACGGCATTGCGGCCGTCATCATCGGTTTTCTAGTATGTCTGTTTATCGGCGTTACCATGAGAAGAAAAACCGCATAAGGAGGGGTAAAATGAGTTCAACTGTCGATGCAAGAGGGCTTTCCTGCCCCCAGCCGGTCATTTTGACACTGAATGAAATCAAAAAAGGAACCGAAAAGGAAATCTTCGTGATCGTGGATACGGACACATCCAAGGAAAATGTCATAAGAGCCGCAGCCAGTCAGGGGTGTCAGGTAACCGATGTCTCTTCGCAAGGAGAAAGCTATCGCATCACGATTACGAAGGCTTAAGCCGTGCGCAGATTTTTCGGAAAACCAAAACAGGCACGCCCCAAAAAGGCAAAAAGTGCATCCGTAAACTGTGGACTGCTGGTTTTTGAAAATACCAGTGACGTGATACACGCTGAAAATGTCCTTAAAAGGTCCGGTTGGACTGTTCGCGTCATGGGGCCACCGCCTGAAATTCAGACCGGCTGTGATTTGGTCATTGAATTCCCGTTGATAGAAGAGCTGAATATTATAAGGATATTGACCAACGCAGCGGTTCCCCCCCTTCAGGTAGTGCCGGTTACAGCGCCATTGCTTAAACCCGTCGACTTATTTCACACCAAGGATTTTGGCGATTATCTGATGGTGCGAGCGGCCAACATGAAAATCACCATCGAAAAAAAAAGCTTGAAAATTGTGAATATTTCAGGCGGCGGGTGTCCGGACGTGCCTTTTTTGGCGCAGGAAATGGTGGGCAAAACAGTGGCGGAAGCGCCCAGACCCAGAGACATAGGGCATACCCTCTGCGGATATGCCCTCGATCTCGCCTACGAGGCATTATGCAAAAAATGTTAGGCATTGTCGGTACGGTACCAGACCGTGAGTTTCCCCTGATTCACGGGAAAGTGTCCCTGGTCGACGGGAATATCACCATAAACACCCGAAAGATTACCGTCAATCGCGGCACGCCCGCGCTTCTGGCGGCAGCGCTAAAGGCTTCCGAATGCATCAAGGGTTCTGAGATATATGCCTTTTTGGTCGGAGATATCGGCAAAGGAGACGGCAGCCGTCACCTATATCAATTTCTGGCCAAGCATTTGCCCGATTTCGATTTTCAGGTGCTGACCTTTCATTATCTTCAACCGGATGTAGATTGGCATAACCGGGTTTTATTCGCGGTGGACACCATGAAACAAAGGCCGACGCTAATTGCCGATGCGGGATTTATGTATGCGGCAAAAATGAGCGGGCAGGCCCCCCTCTATGATTTTTTCACCCCGGATGTCGGGGAGTTGGCATTTCTGGCGGATGAGCTCGCGCCGCATCCCTTTTACACCAGGGGGTTTATTCTGCACCAAAACAATAGAGTGCCGGATCTGATTCGGCGAGCTTACCAACACGGTAACGCCGCCAACCATCTATTGGTGAAAGGCAACACCGATTACATTGTCACTGAAGACACAGTAATTGAAACCGTGGCGCACCCGTCCTTTGATGCCATGGAGGCTATCGGCGGTACCGGTGACACCTTGACCGGACTGCTGACCGTTTTTTGCGGTATGGGGCTAAAGCCGGCGAATGCTGCGGTGTCCGCCGCCAGAGTCAATCGTTGGACCGGCTACTATGCCACCCCCTGTCCTGCCACGCAGATTTCCGAATTGATAGATAAAATCCCGTTGGCTGTGTGGAAGGTGGCAGATGTTCACCCATAACCAGGCCGGTTACACCCCTGCCACTTCTTTGCCGCAATGTTTGCAAACGTTGGCCCGCTGCTTTATGATTTCCGAGCAGAATGGGCACTCTCTGGTAAAATGGCGCGCATGAATTTTATCAATGGCCTTATTCACCATCTCCTGAAGAAGGTGATTGCCGAATTTTAGGCTTCGAAGCGGGTCTATTGCCTCCAGCTCGCCGATATCGCCTATCATTTCAGCCGATTTAAGCCGAACGCGAACCGGCTCGCCGGCATCGGTCAATATTCTGAGCACAGTGACGCCATCCTTGGCAATATAACAGTCCGCCAACAGGGAAAATCCTCGTTTAATATTTTCCTTGAGCATCTCCTGCTCCATCACCACCTGATTGTCGATGGCTTGGCCCGAAGCGCCGATCGGGCTGAAAACCGGCATTCCTTCGAATTGTTCCGTCCCCGGATAGCACATACAACGATAAGATGAATTTCGCCCGTAGTTTTCTTTCATATTATTCCAGCCCTCGACATATAGCGGGCACTCATCATTAAAGCAAAGATAGAGATAAGGCGTTCCCCATCCCAGGCCGTCACCAACGTTGATCGGCGGCACTTCCCACAAGCTCATTTCATGTCCGCAGTGAGGGCAAAGGGGTTTTTTCTTATCTATCAGATCATGAAGGATTTCTTCCTTGGTTTCAAATGCCATTTTATTTCTCCTTGTTTTGAGGGTCAAAACCATGCATCGATGATTTCTGCGCCAATCTTGTTTCGATGATGCCCGGTGCATTACCGGAAAAATTAAGCGCACTTAGCGGTGTTGTCAATCAAACTCACCGGCCCCTTAAGCGATTGATGAATAATTTCAATTTGATGGTAGAATTAATAAATATGGATTCACCCATCAAAACAAATTGTCATCCATTTGACGACAAGGGGCAAGAAGGCGAGTTTTTTCCGATGATCGTCAAAAATTTGGCAGGCGATCCCCATCTTTGCCCCCATTCAAAATCGACGCTCAAGCCTGCCCGCCCTTCCCTTCAACGGCGCTAAAAGCGATTATAACTTTTGGGAAAACAACGGAAAAATATTCAGGTTCGAATAGGAAAAAATTGCCGAATTCCCGCGCCTATATTTGAATTGCCCCTTAAAGAACGGCATATTTCATCTTGGCACAAGGCTTGCTTATTACTCAATCAAACGCTTCTTCTTTCTCTCTCTTAAAGATGAGCTTATAAAAGGGAAAAATGCTTATGATACTGCCAATCAAACGGTTTTTTAAACATGCGGCCTCAGCAGCGCAGGCTCTCTGTGGTATGGCCCGGCAAATCGATTACAAGACCCTCAATCGATACATCCTCTCCATCAATCAGGGCCTGACCTTAGAAGCCATCTTGCAGGAAGCCGGCCGGTGTTTAAAGGATATTTTGAACTATCAACTATTTGCCTTTGCCGTTCAAGACAAACACCGGCTGGATATCTGGATTGATCCGCGTATCTATCAGGAACCCCTGAAGCGTGTGATTCAGCGAGATTTCGGGACGATCCAAAACCTAAAGGTTCATTCAATTTATGACCAAGCGCACCAGCCCCATGACTGGCTGACATTTCATGACCGGAACCTGCTTTCCTATTCCCTGATGGACGAAAAGTGTCTGGCGCGCATGTATATTCTACCGGAGCGATATATGCTTCCCCATCACACTGAAATCCTGGATATTATCACTAAAACGCTGGGTGTTGCACTGAAAAATTACCTAAGCATCAAGCGCCTGGAAGATGATGTGGCCTTAGATTCGCTGACGGGTTGTTACAACCGGCGGGAATTCGACCGTTTGATAAGCCACCACATCGCCAGCACAAAACGGCACAATCGGGATTTATCGATCATCATGTTTGATGTGGATCACTTTAAGCATGTCAACGACACGTACGGGCATCCGGCGGGCGACGCCGTGCTGAAAACCTTGTCACAGGCGATTTTAAAGGCTATTCGAAAAGAGGACTATCTATCACGGTATGGCGGAGAAGAGTTCATTGTGGTGTTGCCGGACACGAAAATGCCCCGGGCCATGGAATTGGCCCAGCGGCTTCAGGGCATTATCGAGAATCTTGACATTACGATTCCGGGCGGGCAGAAACTTCGAAAAACCGCTTCCTTCGGGGTCGCCACCCTACGCGGACACGATAACAAAGACAGCCTGGTAAAAGCGGCTGATACCATGCTGTATCAAGCCAAAGCCGCCGGTCGAAACCAGGTCATGCCCAAGCTTTATGCCGTAAAAACGAATAGGCAAAACTAGTCGGGCCGACAAGCGCCGGCGAAAGCGTTTTTCGCCGGCGCATAACACCCATTAACGACAGCAAACCCGGTTTAGCTTTTTTTTCTTCTCTCGGGCCGCAAGGAGCGAACCGCAGCACCGGCCCGCCACATTTCAGAATTTTTGATGGCATCCAATTCCACCTGGAGCTTTTCGCGATAATCGGGCTTGCTGTTCAAATCGAGCGTCCGCGCGGTTTCTTTTCCGGTGATGACGCTGTGATAAAGATCTTTGAACAACGGCAATACCGCATCCCGGAACTTGGGCGCCCAATCCAGGGCGCCGCGCTGAGCCGTGGTGCTGCAATTGGCGAACATCCAATCCATGCCGTTTTCAGCGACCAGGCGAATAAGACTCTGCGTCAGTTCTTCCACGGTTTCATTAAAGGCCTCACTGGGAGAGTGCCCGTTTTGTCGAAGTGTTTGATACTGAGCTTCCATCACCCCCGCCAGGCATCCCATGAGAACCCCACGCTCACCCGTCAAATCGCTGTAAACTTCTTTTTCAAAGGTGGTGGGAAAAAGATAGCCGCTTCCGATGGCGATTCCCATGGCCAACGTTCGCTCTTCGGCCCGTCCCGTATAGTCCTGAAATACCGCATAGCTCGAGTTGATACCGCTGCCGTCCAGAAAATTGGTGCGTACCGTGCGACCCGAACCCTTTGGTGCCACCAAAATGACATCGATATTGGCCGGTGGAATAATGCCGGTCTGATCCTTGTATACCGCGCCGAATCCATGAGAAAAAAACAGGGCGTCTCCCTCATTCAAGCATTCTTTGACCTTGGGCCACAACGCCACCTGGCCGGCATCGGAAAGCAGAAACTGAACGATGGTTCCCCTGCGGGCAGCCTCTTCAATTGAGAAAAGGGTCTTTCCGGGAATAAATCCGTCCGCAACAGCCTTATGCCAGGAGGCGGTCCCTTCCCGCTGCCCGACCATGACGGCAATGCCGTTATCTTTCAAGTTCAATGCCTGCCCGGGCCCCTGAACTCCGTAACCCAGCACCACGACCGTTTCATTTTGAAGAATCGCCCGCGCCTTTTCCAAGGGAAATTCTTCTGATGTCACGACGTCTTCCACAGTGCCGCCAAAATCAATTTTAGCCATGTGTTCCTCCTGATAATTGGTTTGTCCCGGTTACGCCCACTCAGGCCGAATCGAAAATATGTTACCAGACTGATTAATATCAGATTGATACCCAATGTTGCAAAACAAGCAACCATTTTTCATAGGCTCCCGCCCCTTTTTTGTCAAAAGAAAGTTTCCATATTTGAAAGCTGATTCCCCGGCAAGTTGACACGTCCCGTATACCGTTGTAAAGCTGATTTGCCATGACACCCGCCATTCATAACATCGCCGAATCAATGATCGGCCTTGAAAAGCTGCTTTCGGCATGCACGCGCTGCGGATCATGCCTAAGCGTTTGCCCGGTGTACCAAATTACCGGCCACGAGGCGGATGTCGCCCGGGGTAAGCTCGCGATGTTAGACGCGCTTGCCGACAAACTGTTTGAAACCCCCGCGGGGGTTATGGAAAGGCTCGATCGCTGCCTGCTGTGCGGATCATGCGCGCATCACTGTCCGGCAGGGGTGAACGTGTTGGAGATTTTTTCCAAAGCACGGTTTATTTTAAAGGGGGTCATGGGACTCTCAGCCGTTCACCGGGCCGCATTGAAACAGATTCTGGCGGAACCGAAGCGTTTTGACAGGGTGCTGTCCGCTGCCGCCAGGGTTCAAAACATCTTCTTGGGGAAAACGGTATGCCAGCGTGAAACCGTATCGATTCCCATCGGCCCGACGCGCATTCGGGACCGGCATATGGTGCCGCTGGCCCCCGCATCTTTTCTCGACAGCATACGAAAAGGAGCGCTACCGGAGCAATCGGCCGGCCGCCCCGGCATGCCCCGAGTAATTTTTTTTGCGGGATGTTTGACGGATAAATTTTTCCCCGACGTTGCTCAAACAGCAACCGCCGCGCTTACCCATGCCGGGGTTCACCTCTTTATTCCGCCGCAGCAGGGATGTTGCGGCATGCCGGCGGTATCCATGGGGGATTCAACCGCTTTTGCCCGTCTCATGCAATACCACGTCTCCCTGCTCTCATCGCAACCCTATGATTATCTGGTGACAGCCTGCGCCACATGCGCCGCCATGATCAAGACCCTGTGGCCGAAGCTTTCCCGAATCGTTTCCAAAAATTTGGCGACCCAAACCACCGCGATTTCCGAAAAGACCATGGAGATCAGCCAATTTTTAGTCCATTTGAACGCTATTCCGAAAAAGGCGCCGCCCGTTGAATCAGAACCGATTCCCATCACCTATCATGACCCGTGCCATTTAAGCGGATCATTAGGGGTCTTCAAAGAGCCCAGGCAATTGATACGGGCCATTCCCGGTTATCGTCTGGTTGAAATGGAGGGGACAAACACCTGCTGCGGCATGGGCGGCATCTTTAATTGGCGGCACTACGATTTATCCATGCAAATAGGCAATCGAAAACGGGAAAAAATATTAGCGACCGGTGCCAAGATAGTTGCCACTTCCTGCCCCGCCTGTATGTTACAGCTCAAGGATTTACTCGCGAATACCTCCCCCGGAATAACAGTAAAGCATATTATGCAGTTATAAGCCAACCACTTGTTTTTTTCTTGTCATACGGCGTCTATTTGGCAATAATGAATATGATGCAACTTCACGGGTGGAATCATCGCTTTGGCTTAATCATATTAAACACTTTACCAAATCATGCAGGAGGTGGCCTATGTCGCAAAATATACTGATTGCTTTTGATGACTCGGAAAATGCCATGCGCGCAGTTGAATTTGTTGGTGCAAAGTTCAACCCCAAAAACAAGGTGACCCTGTTTCATGTGCTCCCCGACACGGCAGCCTTATGTGAATTGCATAGTCCCGAGCTTACGGAGTTTTTTGTAGCACAACAAAGCAGTTTCTGTGTATTGGAAGCCAAAAAAAGGCAACTGATTGAAGCGGCAATGGAAAAAGCCAAGTCGTTGTTGATATCAAGTGGATTTTTATCCGCAAATATCACCAGTACGATTCAGACCAGAAAAAGCGGAATTGCCCGAGATATATTGGCCGCCTCGGAGGACGGCTTTGATACGATCGTGTTGGGGCGACGCGGGCTTTCCGGCGTTCGTGAGTTTTTTCTCGGAAGTGTTTCTCAAAAAGTGTTTAATTCCGCAAAAAACTTATCCGTAGTCATCGTAAATTAATTTGGTTGTTGCCCGCATGCGATCTTGTGAAGCCGGACCAGGGGCATCTTCAGAGCACTATGGTTTGCTTGATGGCTTTGAGGATTTCCTGCGGGTCATCCATAATTTTCAGAATATCCATGTCTTCCGGGGATATCATTTTATGGTCCAGTAACTGCTCCCTGATCCAATCGGCAAGACCGCTCCAATAGGCAGACCCCACCAGGATTAAGGGGAAAGGACGGATTCGCCGGGTTTGTATCAACGTAACAGCTTCGAAAAGCTCATCTAAAGTTCCCATGCCCCCCGGAAAGATAAGGTAAGCCGTGGCATATTTGACAAACATGACCTTTCGGATGAAAAAATATTTGAATTCAATCTTGATATTGGCGTAGGGATTCGGTTTTTGCTCAAATGGAAGTGAAATATTCAATCCCACGGAGGTGCCGCCGGCTTCGGCGGCGCCTTTGTTGGCTGCTTCCATAATGCCTGCGCCACCGCCCGTAATGACGGCAAACCCGT
This window harbors:
- a CDS encoding YybS family protein: MPKVVTGQSPTLILSGIVITALLFAAAVMIPFFGVFAVLVIPLPVLFYRLKLGRFYGGIVPAAAFLLWLGQTGGLTADLFFFLGQLVMGFSLGECLERRLPIEKTIGVAAGVVFLAAICTLFLYTNAAGLDIGVFLSDYIKANLAVYQEAYKTLDMPSEQMQALSVAFEHAPYVIVRILPGICMAAALFGAWINLLLARPLLKVGCPDIERFERLNQWKAPEHFVWGIIGFGVLLLIPEVGIKLTGFNGLIVLLPVYFFQGIAIVSFYFNKKRLPAAMKWFLYSMIALQIYALILVIGLGIFDIWLDFRKLKQPTETNGVS
- the rpsR gene encoding 30S ribosomal protein S18, with product MAIGTQYKGRGGSNAKNGAPKRKKRFFHRRKVCRFCADSSLVIDYKDAKALRYFVSERGKIIPRRISGTCAKHQRVLQTAIKRARSIALLPFVGSLPH
- the rpsF gene encoding 30S ribosomal protein S6 — encoded protein: MRRYETIFIVDPEVSDEQRGSIFERLAELISKYKGVLVMRDDWGMRKLAYEVRKRNRGFYVRLDYCGDGPLVDEIERSFRIDDKVIKYMTIILDNDADPDRIREEMAKSAEEKAVASESGDGASATAAKLGAVADDDDDDAGDTLNTDTDEEDEEA
- the yedE gene encoding YedE family putative selenium transporter, which produces MQGKNIFATRWGIIGVGAFIGIIAPVLQKLGNPGNMGICVACFERDIAGALGLHRAAVVQYLRPEIIGFVLGSMMAAYLFKEFRPRVGSAPIVRFVLGVFAMIGALVFLGCPWRAVLRLAGGDANAIPGVLGLTFGIWVGTLFLKKGYTLGRSQATHTTVGWMLPLIMLGFLLLMLVFPQVSGNDKSGVLFYSMEGPGAMHAPLFLALIIGLSIGFLAQRSRFCTMGAIRDTVLFGQIHLLTGFISLLLFAFLTNLILGQFKVGFDSQPVAHTLHLWNFLGMALAGLAFALAGGCPGRQLFLSGEGDGDAAVFVLGMIVGAGFAHNFGLASSPKGLGTYGIAAVIIGFLVCLFIGVTMRRKTA
- a CDS encoding sulfurtransferase TusA family protein yields the protein MSSTVDARGLSCPQPVILTLNEIKKGTEKEIFVIVDTDTSKENVIRAAASQGCQVTDVSSQGESYRITITKA
- a CDS encoding DUF3343 domain-containing protein — protein: MRRFFGKPKQARPKKAKSASVNCGLLVFENTSDVIHAENVLKRSGWTVRVMGPPPEIQTGCDLVIEFPLIEELNIIRILTNAAVPPLQVVPVTAPLLKPVDLFHTKDFGDYLMVRAANMKITIEKKSLKIVNISGGGCPDVPFLAQEMVGKTVAEAPRPRDIGHTLCGYALDLAYEALCKKC
- a CDS encoding NAD(P)H-hydrate dehydratase is translated as MQKMLGIVGTVPDREFPLIHGKVSLVDGNITINTRKITVNRGTPALLAAALKASECIKGSEIYAFLVGDIGKGDGSRHLYQFLAKHLPDFDFQVLTFHYLQPDVDWHNRVLFAVDTMKQRPTLIADAGFMYAAKMSGQAPLYDFFTPDVGELAFLADELAPHPFYTRGFILHQNNRVPDLIRRAYQHGNAANHLLVKGNTDYIVTEDTVIETVAHPSFDAMEAIGGTGDTLTGLLTVFCGMGLKPANAAVSAARVNRWTGYYATPCPATQISELIDKIPLAVWKVADVHP
- a CDS encoding zinc ribbon domain-containing protein — translated: MAFETKEEILHDLIDKKKPLCPHCGHEMSLWEVPPINVGDGLGWGTPYLYLCFNDECPLYVEGWNNMKENYGRNSSYRCMCYPGTEQFEGMPVFSPIGASGQAIDNQVVMEQEMLKENIKRGFSLLADCYIAKDGVTVLRILTDAGEPVRVRLKSAEMIGDIGELEAIDPLRSLKFGNHLLQEMVNKAIDKIHARHFTRECPFCSEIIKQRANVCKHCGKEVAGV
- a CDS encoding GGDEF domain-containing protein — encoded protein: MILPIKRFFKHAASAAQALCGMARQIDYKTLNRYILSINQGLTLEAILQEAGRCLKDILNYQLFAFAVQDKHRLDIWIDPRIYQEPLKRVIQRDFGTIQNLKVHSIYDQAHQPHDWLTFHDRNLLSYSLMDEKCLARMYILPERYMLPHHTEILDIITKTLGVALKNYLSIKRLEDDVALDSLTGCYNRREFDRLISHHIASTKRHNRDLSIIMFDVDHFKHVNDTYGHPAGDAVLKTLSQAILKAIRKEDYLSRYGGEEFIVVLPDTKMPRAMELAQRLQGIIENLDITIPGGQKLRKTASFGVATLRGHDNKDSLVKAADTMLYQAKAAGRNQVMPKLYAVKTNRQN
- the ilvC gene encoding ketol-acid reductoisomerase; translated protein: MAKIDFGGTVEDVVTSEEFPLEKARAILQNETVVVLGYGVQGPGQALNLKDNGIAVMVGQREGTASWHKAVADGFIPGKTLFSIEEAARRGTIVQFLLSDAGQVALWPKVKECLNEGDALFFSHGFGAVYKDQTGIIPPANIDVILVAPKGSGRTVRTNFLDGSGINSSYAVFQDYTGRAEERTLAMGIAIGSGYLFPTTFEKEVYSDLTGERGVLMGCLAGVMEAQYQTLRQNGHSPSEAFNETVEELTQSLIRLVAENGMDWMFANCSTTAQRGALDWAPKFRDAVLPLFKDLYHSVITGKETARTLDLNSKPDYREKLQVELDAIKNSEMWRAGAAVRSLRPERRKKS
- a CDS encoding (Fe-S)-binding protein produces the protein MTPAIHNIAESMIGLEKLLSACTRCGSCLSVCPVYQITGHEADVARGKLAMLDALADKLFETPAGVMERLDRCLLCGSCAHHCPAGVNVLEIFSKARFILKGVMGLSAVHRAALKQILAEPKRFDRVLSAAARVQNIFLGKTVCQRETVSIPIGPTRIRDRHMVPLAPASFLDSIRKGALPEQSAGRPGMPRVIFFAGCLTDKFFPDVAQTATAALTHAGVHLFIPPQQGCCGMPAVSMGDSTAFARLMQYHVSLLSSQPYDYLVTACATCAAMIKTLWPKLSRIVSKNLATQTTAISEKTMEISQFLVHLNAIPKKAPPVESEPIPITYHDPCHLSGSLGVFKEPRQLIRAIPGYRLVEMEGTNTCCGMGGIFNWRHYDLSMQIGNRKREKILATGAKIVATSCPACMLQLKDLLANTSPGITVKHIMQL